A single Lactuca sativa cultivar Salinas chromosome 8, Lsat_Salinas_v11, whole genome shotgun sequence DNA region contains:
- the LOC111908317 gene encoding uncharacterized protein LOC111908317 translates to MEKTCYILEKKQLTNKWENMKKEWKFYDLLMRLETGLGGTRSLVDVSPEWWEEKIKNKGYAKFRNVDLSIFDEKYATLFWDSIAIGDQTMTPLQFQNNSNPNEENMEGKGDSDEINLDDDEPLFPCLHESSSSKRNRSKFVSNNRPTKSKSSIYKEKIDALLDAISSKSTQTYPQNNPSTTISDCMAIVIKFPDFREGSNEFSQALLVFTKKQNREAFMFPTTDESKMEFLKLLMK, encoded by the exons ATGGAGAAAACATGTTACATCCTTGAAAAAAAACAACTAACAAACAAATGGGAGAACATGAAAAAAGAGTGGAAGTTTTATGATCTCTTAATGAGGCTTGAAACCGGACTCGGTGGGACGAGAAGCCTAGTAGATGTGTCGCCTGAGTGGTGGGAGGAGAAAATAAAG AATAAAGGTTATGCCAAATTTAGGAACGTAGATTTGAGCATATTTGATGAGAAATATGCTACTTTGTTTTGGGATTCTATTGCCATTGGAGATCAGACTATGACTCCATTACAATTTCAAAACAATAGCAATCCAAACGAAGAAAATATGGAGGGTAAAGGAGATAGTGATGAAATCAATTTAGATGATGATGAGCCTCTTTTTCCTTGTCTCCATGAAAGTAGTTCAAGTAAAAGGAATAGGTCTAAGTTTGTTTCCAACAACCGTCCAACCAAGAGTAAAAGTTCaatttataaagaaaaaattGATGCTTTATTGGATGCCATATCATCAAAAAGCACACAAACTTATCCACAAAATAATCCTTCCACAACAATATCAGATTGCATGGCCATTGTCATCAAGTTTCCTGATTTTCGTGAAGGGTCCAACGAATTTTCACAAGCATTGCTTGTCTTCACCAAAAAGCAAAATCGTGAAGCTTTTATGTTTCCAACGACCGACGAATCCAAGATGGAGTTTCTTAAGTTACTTATGAAATAA